The Armatimonadota bacterium genome includes a window with the following:
- a CDS encoding TldD/PmbA family protein, with protein sequence MLGEAKIRELLSSAIARSPADETEVVLLSGDQALTRFANNTIHQNVAETDVSIAVRVAVGRHLGSAITNRPMADALGRAIDRATSVARLAPETADFPGLPEPQTPKPVRAFDDAVAGASARWRAERVREVLRLAQSSGAMAAGALCAGIAEVAVANSRGVFCYHAGTRARFNLVISKDGASGHAQRAAWRLDDLDFEGLARTAVQRALRARQPRPVEPGTYPVVLEPYAVQDIVGHLAFSGMGALAVQEGRSWMNGRLGDRAMSERITIIDDGCDTAGLPMPFDHEGVPKERVTIVDRGVPVGPVYDTTTAAKEGRRSTGHAVPRAWPEFAAFGPLPVHLFVAAGDAAIEEMVQQVSRGLYVTRFWYTRLVHPRDCVVTGMTRDGVFWIEDGEIAYPVRNLRFTQGYVQALAAVNRVGADTWLLSGGFGSVRVPALSVSEFTFTGVTEF encoded by the coding sequence ATGCTGGGCGAGGCGAAGATCCGAGAGCTGTTGTCGAGCGCGATCGCCCGTTCTCCGGCGGACGAGACCGAGGTCGTGCTCCTGTCGGGTGACCAGGCGCTCACGCGCTTTGCGAACAACACGATCCACCAGAACGTCGCGGAGACCGACGTGAGCATCGCCGTGCGCGTCGCGGTCGGCAGGCACCTGGGGTCTGCGATCACCAACCGGCCGATGGCCGACGCGCTGGGCCGGGCGATCGACCGGGCGACATCGGTGGCCCGCCTGGCGCCGGAGACGGCGGACTTTCCCGGTCTGCCGGAACCGCAGACGCCAAAGCCGGTCCGCGCCTTCGACGACGCCGTAGCGGGCGCGTCTGCCCGGTGGCGCGCGGAGCGAGTTCGCGAGGTGTTGCGCCTGGCCCAATCGAGCGGTGCGATGGCTGCCGGCGCGCTCTGCGCAGGGATTGCCGAGGTCGCGGTCGCGAACTCCCGCGGTGTGTTCTGCTACCACGCCGGAACGCGGGCGCGGTTCAACCTGGTGATCTCGAAGGACGGTGCGTCGGGGCACGCACAGCGTGCGGCGTGGCGCCTCGACGACCTCGACTTCGAGGGGCTGGCGCGCACCGCGGTACAGAGGGCGCTGCGCGCCCGCCAGCCACGACCGGTGGAGCCCGGGACCTACCCGGTCGTGCTGGAGCCGTACGCGGTGCAGGATATCGTCGGCCACCTGGCCTTCTCCGGGATGGGCGCGCTGGCGGTACAGGAAGGCCGCAGCTGGATGAACGGGCGGTTGGGCGATCGGGCGATGTCCGAGCGGATTACGATCATCGACGACGGCTGCGACACCGCCGGGCTGCCGATGCCGTTTGACCACGAGGGCGTGCCCAAGGAGCGGGTCACGATCGTGGACCGCGGTGTACCCGTCGGGCCCGTCTACGACACGACGACGGCGGCCAAAGAAGGCCGGCGGTCGACGGGACACGCCGTACCGCGCGCGTGGCCAGAGTTCGCCGCCTTCGGTCCGCTTCCGGTGCACCTGTTCGTGGCGGCCGGGGATGCCGCGATCGAGGAGATGGTCCAGCAGGTGTCGCGCGGACTGTATGTGACCCGGTTCTGGTACACGCGGCTGGTGCACCCCCGGGACTGTGTCGTCACCGGCATGACGCGCGACGGCGTCTTTTGGATCGAGGACGGGGAGATCGCCTACCCGGTACGCAACCTACGGTTCACCCAGGGCTATGTCCAGGCCCTGGCGGCGGTCAACCG